One region of Pseudomonas alvandae genomic DNA includes:
- a CDS encoding MFS transporter, whose translation MSHAGIPQGSSVRLLVYLLFAIQLVSMGAMEMSGPFWPVHLRQMTTNDALFSFASTAVYVGPMLGIILTSALWGRIGDRHGHKLMMIRALVGLSLTQLGLALADDIWIILILRFLQGAFAGYIAPAQAYGVSIEAPSRRARLFAILQISTNVGSLLGAVVGGLILDHATFFWINLVASVLCAICAVVATLALPHVAPAKSPATVPDQPKPSRPGVSSPAIASLLGIMGLLLLARMLPQTSFSLYVVSTFNVSNAMTGLCYGLLALGFILFATSWSRYFEQRNPEQTPRAMTGIVMSCIVATAVAGLTRQPVIFALAYFIWGLLLGATTPVLTALISKSADNSRQGHVLGLAQSVSQTASIIGISLGALLSQVYGLEYTYLYVCLAYAMALPPLILLRYRPAKMLGEPPE comes from the coding sequence ATGTCCCACGCCGGTATCCCCCAGGGTTCCAGTGTCCGTTTGCTGGTCTATTTGTTATTTGCGATTCAACTGGTTTCCATGGGTGCGATGGAAATGAGCGGTCCCTTCTGGCCCGTTCACCTGCGCCAAATGACGACCAACGACGCACTGTTCAGTTTCGCCAGCACGGCGGTGTATGTAGGGCCGATGCTGGGCATCATCCTGACCAGTGCGTTGTGGGGCCGTATCGGTGATCGGCATGGGCACAAGCTGATGATGATCCGTGCGCTGGTGGGCCTGTCGTTGACCCAGCTTGGATTGGCGTTGGCCGACGATATCTGGATCATCCTGATCCTGCGCTTCCTGCAAGGCGCATTCGCCGGCTATATCGCCCCCGCCCAGGCCTATGGTGTGAGCATCGAAGCGCCTTCGCGGCGGGCCAGGCTCTTCGCCATCCTGCAGATATCCACCAACGTTGGCTCGTTGTTGGGCGCGGTCGTCGGCGGGTTGATCCTGGACCACGCGACGTTCTTCTGGATCAACCTCGTGGCTTCGGTCCTGTGCGCCATTTGTGCCGTAGTGGCCACACTGGCTTTGCCCCACGTGGCCCCCGCCAAGTCACCGGCCACCGTGCCCGACCAACCCAAGCCCTCGCGTCCCGGGGTCTCCAGCCCGGCAATCGCATCGTTGCTGGGGATCATGGGCCTTCTGCTGCTCGCACGCATGCTGCCGCAGACGTCCTTCTCGCTGTACGTGGTGTCGACTTTCAACGTCAGCAATGCCATGACCGGGCTTTGCTACGGTTTGCTGGCGCTGGGATTCATCCTCTTCGCTACGTCATGGTCACGTTACTTCGAGCAGCGCAATCCGGAGCAGACGCCACGCGCCATGACCGGCATCGTGATGTCTTGCATCGTTGCAACCGCCGTGGCCGGCCTGACTCGCCAGCCGGTAATCTTCGCCCTCGCCTATTTCATCTGGGGTCTGCTATTGGGCGCGACCACACCGGTGCTGACCGCGCTCATTTCCAAAAGCGCCGACAACAGCCGCCAGGGACATGTGCTTGGACTGGCACAGAGCGTTTCGCAGACCGCATCCATTATCGGCATCTCCCTCGGCGCATTGCTCAGTCAGGTTTATGGCCTGGAATACACATATCTCTATGTCTGTCTTGCCTATGCGATGGCACTGCCTCCCTTGATCCTGCTGCGCTATAGACCGGCAAAGATGCTCGGCGAGCCCCCCGAATAA
- a CDS encoding sigma-70 family RNA polymerase sigma factor, with the protein MSDTGSAVNDCHLRTVADLYSGHHGWLYARLYRKLGNALDAADLAHDTFIRILASKVAVIEEPRAYLSCVAGGILVNWFQRKALERAYLQALASLPEPEVPSPERRLLVLEALHEIDAMLDTLPTHVKRAFLLSQINGLKYDDIATQLGVSLITVKRYMKQAFLHCLTLVD; encoded by the coding sequence ATGAGCGATACAGGGTCAGCGGTCAATGATTGTCACCTGCGCACCGTCGCAGACCTCTATAGCGGCCATCATGGCTGGTTGTACGCCAGGCTTTATAGAAAGCTTGGCAACGCGCTGGACGCCGCCGACCTGGCGCACGACACCTTCATTCGCATTCTCGCCTCCAAAGTGGCAGTGATCGAAGAGCCGCGGGCGTACTTGAGTTGTGTTGCCGGCGGCATCCTCGTCAATTGGTTCCAGCGCAAGGCACTTGAGCGCGCCTATCTCCAGGCACTGGCATCATTGCCGGAGCCTGAGGTGCCATCCCCCGAACGACGCTTGCTGGTACTTGAGGCACTGCATGAAATCGACGCCATGCTCGATACCCTGCCGACTCACGTAAAACGCGCCTTTCTTCTGTCGCAGATCAATGGATTGAAATACGACGACATCGCCACGCAGCTCGGCGTCTCGCTGATCACTGTCAAGCGCTACATGAAACAGGCATTCCTGCACTGCCTGACGTTGGTGGATTGA
- a CDS encoding TonB-dependent receptor — translation MPVARPLRSDRKLTLAIRSAMLSVALCTLSPGVWAAPGAPLDSVASQSYNIQPGPLGATLSAFAVQAGIALSFEPSLTQGLNSPGLSGQFTAREAFDRLLAGSGLDLVPRDDGSYTLQKSAGDGELALAQTTINAAEVRPGDLPAAYSGGQVARGGRVGLLGNKDLMDTPFSVSNYTSTLMKDQQAVTAADVLERDSSVRSTGQTGGIVDSFFIRGFPVGEGNLGELAFDGVYGVAPNYRVFTEYAERIEVIKGPAALLYGMSPNSGVGGVINIVPKRSLEQDLTRVTASYAMDTQAGGHVDISRRFGEERRFGVRVNGSLQGGDTAIDKQSRDVGIGAISLDYQGDRFRTSLDLISQEEQWDAPSRPFNIARGVEVPSAANGRSNVTQDWAWSKTRDKSALLSGEYDVNDNLTVFGHAGGGKSDVARLSDQTPTILNSAGDTRSTPGYYKFEVERYTVDAGARARFETGAISHSATLQASRYRDELRRGINSGAPLFSNIYHPVERDKPSIASPDVSKISDTELSGMALADTLSILDERVQVTLGLRKQRVESHNYNSVTGARTSPSYDESETTPLFGAVIKPWEHVSFYYNYIEGLSKGDTAPANASNSGEVFKPYISRQQEVGVKVDYGTFTSTLALFQIKKPAGELTNGLAGSVYSVQGEQRNRGIELNMFGELREGTRLLGGVTLLDGELTKSGTAANRGNKPVGVPEVQANLWAEWDTPWVQGMTLTSGAIYTGSQYVDQANTQELDPWTRFDAGARYSTVLDGRPTTFRATVQNVFDREYWSGVASYGAFSQGAPRTLLLSATVDF, via the coding sequence ATGCCCGTTGCCCGCCCCCTGCGTTCGGATCGCAAGCTGACCCTGGCGATTCGCAGTGCCATGCTCAGCGTCGCACTTTGTACCCTGAGCCCCGGGGTCTGGGCGGCACCGGGCGCACCGCTGGACAGCGTCGCCAGCCAGTCCTACAACATCCAGCCCGGCCCCTTGGGCGCCACGTTGTCGGCGTTCGCCGTACAGGCCGGTATCGCCCTGTCATTCGAGCCTTCCCTCACGCAAGGGTTGAACAGCCCCGGCCTGTCCGGCCAGTTCACCGCCCGTGAAGCGTTCGACCGGCTGCTGGCTGGCAGCGGCCTGGATCTGGTCCCACGGGACGATGGCAGCTATACCTTGCAAAAAAGCGCCGGCGACGGTGAGCTGGCGCTGGCGCAGACCACCATCAATGCCGCCGAAGTGCGCCCCGGTGATTTGCCGGCCGCCTATAGCGGTGGCCAGGTTGCCCGTGGCGGCCGGGTTGGCCTGCTGGGCAACAAGGACTTGATGGATACGCCCTTCAGCGTCAGCAACTACACATCGACCCTGATGAAGGACCAGCAGGCCGTCACCGCCGCCGACGTGCTGGAGCGCGATTCCTCGGTGCGCTCCACCGGCCAGACCGGCGGCATCGTCGATTCGTTCTTCATCCGCGGCTTCCCGGTGGGCGAAGGCAACCTGGGCGAGCTGGCGTTCGACGGCGTGTATGGCGTGGCACCGAACTACCGAGTGTTCACCGAGTACGCCGAACGCATCGAAGTCATCAAGGGCCCGGCCGCCCTGCTGTATGGCATGTCGCCCAACAGCGGCGTCGGTGGCGTGATCAACATCGTGCCCAAGCGCTCCCTGGAACAAGACCTGACTCGCGTGACGGCCAGCTACGCAATGGATACCCAGGCCGGTGGGCATGTCGACATCAGTCGTCGGTTCGGCGAGGAACGTCGTTTCGGCGTGCGCGTCAACGGCAGCCTGCAGGGCGGCGACACCGCGATTGACAAGCAGTCCCGGGACGTCGGCATCGGTGCCATCTCGCTGGACTATCAGGGCGACCGATTCAGGACCAGCCTGGACCTGATCAGCCAGGAAGAACAATGGGACGCCCCCTCGCGGCCGTTCAACATTGCGCGCGGCGTCGAGGTGCCTTCGGCGGCCAACGGGCGCAGCAACGTGACCCAGGATTGGGCCTGGTCCAAGACTCGCGACAAATCGGCCTTGCTCAGCGGCGAATATGATGTGAACGACAACCTGACCGTGTTTGGCCACGCCGGTGGCGGCAAGTCCGATGTGGCGCGGCTGTCGGACCAGACACCGACGATCCTCAACAGCGCCGGAGACACCCGCTCGACACCGGGCTATTACAAGTTCGAGGTGGAGCGTTACACCGTCGATGCCGGCGCCCGGGCCCGGTTCGAAACCGGCGCGATCAGCCACAGTGCGACCTTGCAGGCCAGCCGTTATCGTGACGAATTGCGACGAGGGATCAACTCAGGCGCCCCGCTCTTTTCGAATATCTACCACCCGGTGGAGCGCGACAAACCGTCCATTGCCTCGCCCGACGTGTCGAAGATTTCCGACACCGAACTGTCTGGCATGGCGCTGGCCGATACCCTGTCGATCCTGGATGAACGGGTCCAGGTGACACTGGGCCTGCGTAAGCAACGGGTCGAATCACACAATTACAACAGCGTCACCGGCGCACGCACCTCGCCTTCCTACGACGAAAGCGAAACCACGCCCTTGTTCGGCGCAGTGATCAAGCCCTGGGAACATGTGTCGTTCTACTACAACTACATCGAGGGCCTGAGCAAGGGCGACACCGCGCCGGCCAACGCCAGCAATTCGGGGGAAGTCTTCAAGCCCTACATCTCGCGTCAGCAGGAGGTCGGGGTCAAGGTCGACTACGGCACGTTCACCTCGACCCTGGCGCTATTCCAGATCAAGAAGCCCGCCGGCGAATTGACCAATGGCTTGGCCGGTAGCGTGTATTCCGTCCAGGGCGAGCAGCGTAACCGCGGCATCGAACTGAATATGTTCGGTGAACTGCGCGAGGGTACGCGGCTGTTGGGCGGCGTCACCCTGCTCGACGGCGAACTCACCAAAAGCGGGACCGCCGCCAATCGTGGCAACAAACCGGTGGGCGTACCCGAAGTCCAGGCCAACCTCTGGGCCGAATGGGACACGCCCTGGGTCCAGGGCATGACGCTGACCAGCGGCGCGATCTACACCGGCAGCCAGTACGTCGATCAGGCCAATACCCAGGAACTCGACCCGTGGACCCGCTTTGATGCCGGCGCGCGTTACAGCACCGTGCTCGATGGCCGGCCAACCACGTTCCGCGCCACGGTACAAAACGTCTTCGACCGCGAGTACTGGTCCGGCGTGGCGTCCTACGGCGCGTTCTCCCAAGGCGCGCCACGCACGCTGTTGCTGTCGGCGACTGTCGACTTCTGA
- a CDS encoding FecR domain-containing protein — MPSHDRHALDPSILDEAADWLMRLSEGSVSDSERQEWEHWRNSSPTHRQAWARAELLLSKLQGLPPALAMPSLDRPSHPGRRAAMGKLAALLALAPLTWGSWKLNDWQQWTADYRAPVGERRDLTLTDGTHVTLNTDTAIDVYFDDRQRLLLLRRGEILVQTAADPSPVARPFLVQTNEGRMQALGTRFSVREETGHTRLAVLEGAVRIQVKGIGEQVVQAGQRSGFSALGFDAPTPVDKSVLAWTQGMLMADNMRLADFVNELSRYRSGVLRCDPAIANLRISGAFPVNDSRRTLNMLAQTYPINVSSRLGDYWVMLAPA, encoded by the coding sequence ATGCCGTCCCATGACCGCCACGCCCTCGACCCGTCCATCCTCGACGAAGCCGCCGACTGGCTTATGCGCCTGAGCGAGGGCAGCGTCAGCGACTCCGAGCGCCAGGAATGGGAGCATTGGCGAAACAGCAGCCCGACGCACCGCCAGGCCTGGGCCCGTGCCGAACTATTGCTGAGCAAGCTGCAGGGCTTGCCCCCGGCGCTGGCGATGCCGTCGCTGGACCGGCCGAGCCATCCTGGACGCCGTGCCGCCATGGGCAAACTCGCCGCCCTGCTTGCGCTGGCGCCCTTGACCTGGGGCAGTTGGAAGCTCAACGACTGGCAGCAATGGACCGCCGACTACCGCGCCCCGGTGGGCGAGCGTCGCGACTTGACCCTGACCGACGGCACTCACGTCACGTTGAATACCGACACCGCGATCGACGTGTATTTCGACGATCGCCAGCGTTTGCTGCTCTTGCGTCGCGGCGAAATACTGGTCCAGACAGCCGCAGATCCCTCACCTGTCGCCCGACCGTTCCTGGTGCAAACCAACGAAGGCAGGATGCAAGCGCTTGGAACGCGCTTCAGCGTTCGCGAAGAAACCGGGCACACCCGCCTCGCCGTGCTGGAGGGCGCGGTGCGCATTCAAGTCAAGGGAATTGGCGAACAGGTGGTGCAGGCCGGCCAACGCAGCGGCTTTAGCGCGTTGGGTTTCGACGCCCCCACACCCGTCGACAAATCGGTGTTGGCCTGGACCCAGGGCATGCTGATGGCTGACAACATGCGCCTGGCGGACTTCGTGAACGAACTGAGCCGTTATCGCAGTGGCGTCCTGCGTTGCGACCCGGCGATTGCCAACCTGCGGATATCCGGCGCCTTTCCGGTCAACGACAGCCGGCGCACCCTGAACATGCTTGCCCAGACCTACCCCATCAACGTGAGCTCCCGCCTGGGCGATTACTGGGTCATGCTGGCGCCGGCGTGA